The Prosthecomicrobium sp. N25 genome contains a region encoding:
- a CDS encoding 6-pyruvoyl trahydropterin synthase family protein yields MFDLSKQFRFEAAHTLHREVDAEPSRRIHGLSYRAEVTVRGLVGPVTGIVVDLGQFERALETERGALDHRFLDGINDLGPAKLENLSVWILHRTAPVCCGLANESVYRDSSGDTRSYSWATTGAKING; encoded by the coding sequence ATGTTTGACCTCAGCAAACAGTTCCGGTTCGAGGCAGCGCACACGCTTCACCGAGAGGTTGACGCGGAGCCGAGCCGCCGCATCCACGGCCTCTCCTATCGCGCGGAAGTGACGGTGCGAGGTCTCGTTGGTCCAGTTACAGGGATTGTGGTTGACCTCGGCCAGTTCGAGCGCGCGCTTGAGACAGAGCGCGGAGCCCTCGACCACCGCTTCCTCGATGGGATCAACGACCTCGGCCCAGCCAAACTGGAGAATCTATCCGTGTGGATCTTGCATCGCACGGCGCCGGTCTGCTGCGGCCTCGCGAACGAAAGCGTTTACCGAGACTCGAGCGGTGACACCCGCAGCTACTCCTGGGCGACGACAGGGGCCAAGATCAATGGATGA
- the tnpB gene encoding IS66 family insertion sequence element accessory protein TnpB (TnpB, as the term is used for proteins encoded by IS66 family insertion elements, is considered an accessory protein, since TnpC, encoded by a neighboring gene, is a DDE family transposase.) has translation MIAPRSFSKTLKRDPHSGHLIVFRGRRGDLIKILWHDGQGMCLFAKRLDRGRFLWPSTADGTVTITAGQLGYLREGIDWRMPQKTWRPTAAG, from the coding sequence ATGATCGCACCGCGCTCGTTCTCTAAGACATTGAAGCGCGATCCGCATTCGGGACATCTGATCGTGTTCCGCGGTCGCCGCGGCGACCTGATCAAGATCCTGTGGCACGACGGCCAGGGCATGTGCCTGTTCGCCAAGCGGCTGGACCGAGGGCGTTTCCTGTGGCCGTCGACCGCCGACGGCACGGTGACGATCACGGCCGGCCAACTCGGCTATCTGCGCGAAGGGATCGACTGGCGGATGCCGCAGAAGACGTGGCGCCCGACCGCGGCTGGATGA
- a CDS encoding DGQHR domain-containing protein — MQSPDSAIFDVAGRDAGGTLQGFQRPQIAGHIREIRDYLEKPNAILPNPIVVAFTGAATLEPLLPLNGAPGRFSRLTIGVAAGPPAWIVDGQQRFTALSELRGREFEVLVSGFICESGEELQKQFILINNTRPLPKALVYELLPQVSDLPRRMSNRSQAALITEALNYRPGSALRALIRQQTNPKGMIRDTVLQRVIMNSLTDGALRLYADDDRLLLDRGVRLVSESFHAVKHVFEDDSDGKTPKTSRLVHGAGIIAMG; from the coding sequence CTGCAATCGCCGGATTCAGCAATTTTCGACGTCGCCGGACGGGATGCCGGTGGCACACTTCAAGGTTTTCAGCGACCTCAGATCGCCGGTCATATTCGCGAGATTCGTGATTATCTCGAGAAACCGAACGCAATCCTCCCCAATCCGATCGTCGTGGCGTTCACCGGCGCCGCGACACTGGAGCCCTTGCTGCCTCTCAACGGTGCGCCGGGCCGGTTCAGCCGGCTGACGATCGGCGTCGCCGCCGGGCCGCCAGCCTGGATCGTGGACGGGCAGCAGCGTTTCACGGCGCTGAGCGAGTTACGGGGCCGCGAGTTCGAAGTTCTCGTTTCTGGCTTCATTTGTGAAAGTGGTGAGGAACTACAGAAGCAGTTCATTCTTATCAACAACACCCGGCCGCTGCCAAAGGCCCTCGTTTACGAACTGCTCCCACAGGTGAGCGACCTGCCCCGGCGAATGTCGAACCGCAGCCAAGCCGCGCTCATCACCGAGGCGCTCAATTACCGCCCCGGCTCGGCGTTGCGCGCGCTAATCCGGCAGCAGACCAACCCGAAGGGCATGATCCGCGATACGGTGCTTCAGCGGGTGATCATGAACTCGCTTACCGATGGCGCCTTACGGCTTTACGCCGATGACGACCGGCTGCTGCTGGACAGAGGTGTTCGGCTGGTCAGCGAGTCTTTCCACGCCGTCAAGCACGTGTTTGAGGACGACTCGGACGGCAAGACGCCCAAAACCTCACGTCTCGTTCATGGCGCTGGAATCATTGCAATGGGCTAA